From one Brachypodium distachyon strain Bd21 chromosome 4, Brachypodium_distachyon_v3.0, whole genome shotgun sequence genomic stretch:
- the LOC100833518 gene encoding NDR1/HIN1-like protein 6, with translation MGKRSVPRYPEEEDSGGCCGCLCWCCCFLFFIIAALAGTGAYLFYAYKPKPPSYSVNNMAVSQFEFSSSDLTLYTKLVASVRAENPNDMIGIKYAEGSRTVVSYRGTPLCSGHLPTFFQGHKNVTVMEIAMEGRHGFGSGLQGALEESEKSGNVPLDIFVSVPVELQLGTFNLRQIKVNVHCALVVDSLSPKKKPTIKSATYQGNVEF, from the coding sequence ATGGGGAAGCGCAGCGTGCCCCGGTACCCGGAGGAAGAGGACtccggcggctgctgcggctgcctgtgctggtgctgctgcttcctcttcttcatcatcgCTGCGCTGGCCGGCACGGGGGCCTACCTATTCTACGCCTACAAGCCCAAGCCGCCGTCCTACTCCGTGAACAACATGGCCGTCTCGCAGTTCGAGTTCAGCTCCTCCGACCTCACGCTCTACACCAAGCTCGTGGCCTCCGTCCGCGCCGAGAACCCCAACGACATGATCGGCATCAAGTACGCCGAAGGCTCGCGCACCGTGGTGTCCTACCGCGGCACGCCACTGTGCTCGGGCCACCTCCCGACCTTCTTCCAGGGACACAAGAACGTCACCGTCATGGAGATCGCCATGGAGGGCCGCCACGGCTTCGGCTCAGGTctgcagggcgcgctggaggaGAGCGAGAAGTCCGGCAACGTGCCGCTAGACATCTTCGTCAGCGTGCCCGTCGAGCTGCAACTCGGGACCTTCAACCTCCGGCAGATCAAGGTCAACGTGCACTGCGCCCTCGTCGTCGACAGCCTCTCGCCCAAGAAGAAGCCTACCATCAAGTCGGCCACTTACCAGGGCAACGTAGAGTTCTGA